A genome region from Thermococcus onnurineus NA1 includes the following:
- a CDS encoding flippase: protein MTKSEVSQALQRIARGTGIVFIGTVISMFFGFLNRAIIARYFSTSEYGTFNLALTVLSVVLVIVTLGFQNSLPREIAFYKKRKPSRIKELISTAMIIVTLNSVVWMTILILGAEGISRIFNEDGLNLALKIMAFTLPFSALTTTVISVSHGFGRVREKVYFQNIAPPVAFLILILVGILMKFPFTYVFFAYVLSQTVTFLALSIDVRKVKLFEFRFLISLKIAKDLINFSIPLMLTGILGFIMNWTDTLMLGYYISSEVVGIYSAATPLARLITIVLASTSTIYTPIVTTLYAEEKTEAMRRVYQILTKWTFLITLPLFSAMLLFPETIISSLFGNRYVPAALALQILSLGFMFHTFLGLNGLSLIVIGDTNANLISNIFAAVFNIVLNIILIPVYGLDGAALATTISYFIVNILKSYWLYKKTGIHPFSRNYMKSLIISIVLLGLIKILYPKTGDILHVFFTLLLFMGSYFILILLSRSVDIEDIELMKTIEKKFHIPFLGKLLRLIERFVSFTN, encoded by the coding sequence ATGACCAAGAGCGAGGTGAGCCAAGCACTCCAGAGGATCGCGAGAGGTACCGGAATAGTTTTCATAGGGACTGTTATTTCGATGTTTTTTGGATTCCTCAATAGGGCTATTATAGCAAGGTACTTTTCAACTTCAGAGTATGGAACGTTTAATCTGGCTTTGACAGTTTTGAGTGTTGTCCTTGTTATTGTCACTCTTGGTTTTCAGAATTCTCTTCCGAGAGAGATTGCTTTTTATAAAAAAAGAAAGCCTTCAAGGATTAAAGAGTTAATTTCAACGGCCATGATTATCGTAACGCTCAACAGTGTTGTCTGGATGACAATTTTAATTCTTGGAGCTGAAGGGATTTCTAGAATTTTCAATGAAGACGGGCTAAACCTAGCTTTGAAGATAATGGCGTTTACACTCCCGTTTTCTGCCCTAACTACAACAGTAATTTCTGTTTCCCACGGATTTGGCAGGGTCCGGGAAAAGGTATATTTTCAAAATATAGCCCCGCCAGTAGCGTTTTTAATCCTTATATTGGTAGGGATTCTTATGAAATTCCCATTTACATACGTATTCTTCGCGTATGTACTCTCACAGACAGTTACATTTTTAGCGCTAAGTATTGACGTAAGAAAAGTCAAGCTTTTCGAGTTTAGATTTTTAATAAGTCTAAAGATAGCAAAAGACCTCATAAATTTCTCAATTCCCCTGATGCTCACTGGAATCTTGGGATTTATCATGAACTGGACTGATACCCTGATGTTGGGATACTACATCTCCTCTGAGGTTGTCGGGATATATAGCGCCGCCACTCCCCTAGCACGCCTCATTACGATAGTCCTAGCTTCCACCAGCACCATATATACCCCTATTGTAACCACATTGTATGCTGAAGAGAAAACAGAGGCCATGAGAAGAGTGTACCAAATTTTAACAAAGTGGACATTTTTAATAACATTGCCTCTGTTCAGTGCGATGTTACTTTTCCCCGAAACAATAATAAGTTCCCTGTTTGGTAACCGATACGTTCCAGCAGCCCTAGCTCTTCAGATTTTGTCTCTGGGTTTCATGTTCCACACGTTTCTTGGTCTAAATGGACTCAGTTTGATTGTCATAGGAGACACAAATGCAAATCTGATCAGCAATATATTCGCTGCAGTATTTAATATAGTCTTGAACATCATACTTATTCCTGTGTATGGACTGGACGGCGCGGCACTTGCCACGACAATCTCATATTTTATTGTGAATATACTTAAGTCATACTGGCTCTACAAAAAAACAGGAATACATCCATTCAGCAGGAATTACATGAAGTCATTAATTATCAGCATTGTTTTGCTAGGACTGATTAAAATTCTATACCCTAAAACAGGAGATATATTGCATGTCTTTTTCACACTTCTTCTGTTTATGGGAAGTTACTTTATACTGATCCTGCTGAGCAGAAGCGTGGATATAGAAGATATAGAATTGATGAAGACAATAGAAAAAAAGTTCCATATTCCATTTTTGGGCAAACTTCTCAGATTAATTGAGCGGTTCGTATCATTTACCAATTGA
- a CDS encoding sulfite exporter TauE/SafE family protein produces the protein MEELIIFVGLGLLVGFLVGLTGVGGGALMTPSLIFLGVEPLIAVGTDLLYATVTRIFGVFFHHRRGRIRYDVSLRLFAGSLPAIALGGLMLREINKEVLNDYLTLLLGLILVISAVLGLLKGELHVPIKPRWTYVYLLGFIVGLTVQFTSVGAGVIVSFTLMNVARLDPKEVVGVTIVYGLALSTFSFLNYALMGSVDYHLAAALILGTLPGVYFGTHVNTMADREKLKRVINIIILLIGVFTLLNR, from the coding sequence ATGGAGGAGCTGATAATCTTCGTCGGTCTGGGCCTCCTCGTGGGCTTCCTCGTCGGGTTAACCGGCGTAGGTGGAGGAGCCCTAATGACCCCCTCCCTTATATTCCTCGGCGTGGAGCCGCTTATAGCGGTAGGCACAGACCTGCTCTACGCCACCGTAACGCGGATTTTTGGTGTCTTCTTCCACCACAGGAGGGGCAGGATAAGGTATGACGTATCACTGAGGCTTTTCGCAGGAAGCCTGCCAGCGATAGCCCTTGGTGGACTGATGCTCAGGGAGATAAACAAGGAAGTCCTCAACGACTACCTAACACTTCTCCTCGGCCTTATTCTGGTCATCAGCGCGGTTCTGGGCCTCCTCAAGGGTGAGCTCCACGTTCCAATAAAGCCGAGGTGGACTTACGTTTATCTCCTCGGCTTCATCGTTGGACTTACCGTGCAGTTCACCTCCGTCGGAGCTGGCGTCATAGTGAGCTTCACACTGATGAACGTGGCGAGGCTTGATCCGAAAGAAGTTGTCGGCGTTACGATAGTCTATGGGCTAGCCCTTTCGACCTTCAGCTTCCTCAACTATGCCCTCATGGGAAGCGTGGATTATCACCTTGCAGCTGCGCTGATCCTCGGTACGCTGCCCGGCGTTTATTTTGGGACCCACGTGAACACGATGGCAGATAGGGAGAAGCTTAAAAGGGTGATAAACATCATAATCCTGCTGATAGGAGTGTTCACACTGCTGAATAGGTGA
- the cysC gene encoding adenylyl-sulfate kinase — MSGLRNLEKGFTIWLTGPSGAGKTTLAVKLAKKLREMGYRVEILDGDTIRKTLYPELGFSKEAREMHNRIVIHMAKLLSRNGVIAIVSLISPYRAVREHARKEIGNFIEVYVYAPLEVRIQRDPKGLYAKALRGEIKGLTGYDGVYEEPENPEVKVDSSKMTPEEEVELVIQKARELEYLP, encoded by the coding sequence ATGTCCGGGTTAAGGAACCTAGAGAAGGGCTTTACAATCTGGCTCACGGGGCCGAGCGGTGCCGGAAAGACTACTCTAGCTGTCAAACTTGCCAAGAAACTCAGAGAAATGGGCTACCGCGTGGAAATACTCGACGGCGACACAATAAGGAAGACGCTCTATCCGGAGCTCGGCTTTTCTAAGGAAGCGAGGGAGATGCACAACAGAATCGTCATCCATATGGCCAAGCTCCTCTCAAGAAACGGCGTTATAGCGATAGTCTCACTGATCTCTCCGTATAGAGCAGTTAGAGAGCACGCAAGAAAGGAGATAGGAAACTTCATAGAGGTCTACGTCTACGCCCCGCTGGAGGTCAGAATACAGCGCGACCCGAAGGGGCTCTATGCAAAAGCCCTGCGCGGCGAAATAAAGGGTCTCACTGGCTATGATGGCGTTTACGAAGAACCCGAGAACCCGGAGGTAAAGGTGGACAGCTCAAAGATGACGCCTGAGGAAGAAGTTGAACTCGTTATTCAGAAGGCCAGGGAGCTTGAGTACCTGCCGTGA